From the endosymbiont of Bathymodiolus septemdierum str. Myojin knoll genome, one window contains:
- a CDS encoding YciI family protein — protein sequence MLYAIISQDIENSLAKRMSVRPAHIERLERLKNEGRLILAGPHPAIDNNEPGEAGFTGSLVVAEFDCLEDAQTWADADPYLASGAYKSVIVKPFKKVLP from the coding sequence ATGCTGTATGCCATTATTTCGCAAGATATTGAAAATTCATTAGCAAAAAGAATGTCCGTGCGTCCTGCGCATATTGAGCGTTTAGAGCGTTTAAAAAATGAAGGACGCTTGATTTTGGCAGGCCCCCATCCTGCAATTGACAATAATGAACCAGGTGAGGCGGGTTTTACAGGCTCTTTGGTGGTAGCAGAGTTTGATTGCCTTGAGGATGCACAAACTTGGGCAGATGCTGACCCCTATTTAGCATCGGGTGCTTATAAAAGTGTCATTGTCAAACCATTTAAGAAGGTGTTACCATGA